Genomic DNA from Deltaproteobacteria bacterium:
CCGAGCACATGCCGGAACAGTTGGAGGCAATGGGGATCTCGGGCGTCCGCAAGGGCGGTATGCGAATGCTCTTTGCCAGCCATCCCCCCATCGAGGACCGTATCGCCGCGCTGCGGGAAGAACGCCACGCCGCCGGCTCCTAGTGTGGCGTCTGGTTAATTCGCAGCATAATCTGCGGGTCTTGCGGCGGCCTTGCCGCCGTAACAGAATCCCTATACATCCCCCAATGGAAGTCAACGGCGACAGGGGGACGGAATGGCGATCTTCTCCGGGGAGTTCGGGCTGCAGTTCGTGCTGCAGGCGGCGTCCTACTACACCACGCGGGAACTGGCGGACTTGGCGGAGCTGGGCGCGGAGCGGGGCTTCAAGCAGGTCTGGCTCAGCGACTCGCTGCGCTATCGCAACGTCCTGAGCGTCGCCACCGCCATCGCGGCGCGTGCGCCGGTCAAGGTGGGCACCGCCATCCTGGTGCCTTACTTCCGCAATCCCATCGACGTGGCCGACGCCGTGCTGGCCATCTCGGAACTGACCGACGGCCGCGAGATCAGCCTCGGCATCGCCAAGGGCAGCAAGGGGCAGGTGCCGCAGTACCTGGAGATGCGCAAGCCGTTCCGGGTGGTGCGCGAGACCGTGGGATTTCTCGGCGGGCTGTTCCGTGGCGAGGAGGTGCGGTTCGAAGAGTACCCCGCGCTGTGCGACTACTTCCACATGAACCCACGGGGACACATCGAGCTGGTGCGCCCGCCCGCGGCGCCCGTGCGCTTCTACGGCGGCGGCGTGGGCCCGCGCTTCCTGGCCATCGCAGGCGAGACCATGGAAGGCGTGCTCATGGGCGGTTACTTTATCTCCATGCACAAGTTAGGGAGGCTGGAGCAGGCCATGGCGGGGGCGGACGCCGCGGCGCACGCGGTGGACCCGGACAAGAAGCTGCGCAAGGTGTGCGAGATCAACCTGGCGGTGTCGGAGGAACCGGAGTTGGCGCTGGCGGAGGCGAAGAAGTACTCGGCCCACCACATGGTGAGCCTCCAGGCCCTGGGTTACAGCCCCGAGGAGTTCGAGCGCATCGGCATTGACTATGAGCGGGTCAACCGCATCCGGGAAGCGCTTCACTCGGGCATGACCATCGAACAGGCTTCGCGGGAGCTAGTGACCGACGCCATGCCGCGCGCCTGCTT
This window encodes:
- a CDS encoding zinc metalloprotease HtpX; its protein translation is EHMPEQLEAMGISGVRKGGMRMLFASHPPIEDRIAALREERHAAGS
- a CDS encoding LLM class flavin-dependent oxidoreductase, coding for MAIFSGEFGLQFVLQAASYYTTRELADLAELGAERGFKQVWLSDSLRYRNVLSVATAIAARAPVKVGTAILVPYFRNPIDVADAVLAISELTDGREISLGIAKGSKGQVPQYLEMRKPFRVVRETVGFLGGLFRGEEVRFEEYPALCDYFHMNPRGHIELVRPPAAPVRFYGGGVGPRFLAIAGETMEGVLMGGYFISMHKLGRLEQAMAGADAAAHAVDPDKKLRKVCEINLAVSEEPELALAEAKKYSAHHMVSLQALGYSPEEFERIGIDYERVNRIREALHSGMTIEQASRELVTDAMPRACFVAGRPSDCVEPILELAAEAERLGFEQISFAKLGRDYASVIRFLSDEVIPRLS